The proteins below come from a single Candidatus Dependentiae bacterium genomic window:
- the lon gene encoding endopeptidase La — protein sequence MKTLFNKNLQEHIPEMLPVIPTMDVVVFPHTIVPLLVMDEKIISGINDSLQKSRLVLLIAAKKQLDQQEVIGTKDLYSIGTVASIMRLIKIPEGGIKILVQGVSKVQIKEIIAEDNSLHATVEEMKFTDNENEEIIKAQIKNIKSLTEKMTVSGNAFSPDFHLILSKMQDPDKIADFILSHLSLSVQQAQKLLESKTKQDLLDLLHQHLYKEIEVAEIQERIRNNARESMNKSQKEFYLREQLKAIKKELGEDDTEEIDQMREQLEHLPVSEETKKEIERQVNRLEKTSPDSMEASVIRNYLDWIFALPWGKQTIDNLDIKHAQDVLDREHYGLKDIKDRILDFISIRNLKKDGYAPILCFVGPPGTGKTSLGKSIAHALNKEYVRISLGGVKDEAEIRGHRRTYVGAMPGRFIQAIRKANSCNPIIVIDELDKIGVDFRGDPSAAMLEVLDPQQNRTFYDNYLGIPFDLSQVMFVATANNLSTISEPLRDRMEVIELSGYTIEEKINIAQKHLTEKAMLDTGLNIQKAKIARDVIVDLITNYTKEAGVRQLERMIRTLCSKAARAIVQENKILKFCCNNLEQYLGPRKYLDEQALLHDSIGITNGLAWTAYGGQMIKIEAVLMPGKGNLILTGQLGDVMKESAQAAMSYAKAHAKRFKIPYEVFTRHDLHIHVPAGAVPKDGPSAGITMLTSILSALTQRPINAKYAMTGELNLRGEVMPIGGVREKILAAKRNNVPHVFLPVKNKNDLIGHEEVADGIEVIWVEHADEVIDRILMPVTRAKA from the coding sequence ATGAAAACACTATTTAATAAGAATTTACAAGAACATATACCAGAAATGCTCCCGGTGATTCCCACCATGGACGTTGTGGTATTTCCACACACAATTGTACCACTCCTTGTGATGGATGAAAAAATAATTTCTGGAATTAACGATTCATTGCAAAAATCTCGACTCGTTTTGCTCATTGCAGCAAAAAAACAACTCGACCAACAAGAAGTAATCGGCACCAAAGATTTATACAGTATTGGCACAGTTGCTTCTATCATGCGTCTTATTAAAATTCCTGAAGGCGGCATAAAAATTTTAGTTCAGGGAGTAAGTAAAGTACAAATTAAAGAAATTATTGCTGAAGATAACTCTTTACATGCCACAGTAGAAGAAATGAAGTTTACCGATAATGAAAATGAAGAGATAATCAAAGCCCAAATAAAAAACATCAAATCTTTGACGGAAAAAATGACCGTATCTGGCAATGCTTTTAGCCCAGATTTTCATCTTATTCTTTCAAAAATGCAAGATCCTGATAAAATTGCCGATTTTATTCTTTCTCATCTCAGTCTTTCCGTTCAACAAGCGCAAAAGCTTTTGGAATCAAAAACAAAACAAGATTTATTAGATCTCCTGCATCAACACCTATACAAAGAAATCGAAGTTGCAGAAATTCAAGAACGCATTCGCAATAATGCACGAGAATCAATGAACAAATCACAAAAGGAATTTTATCTGCGAGAGCAACTCAAAGCAATCAAAAAAGAACTGGGTGAAGATGATACAGAAGAAATTGACCAAATGCGAGAACAGCTAGAACATTTACCAGTATCTGAGGAAACAAAAAAAGAAATTGAACGACAAGTTAATCGACTAGAAAAAACATCACCTGACTCTATGGAGGCTTCTGTTATAAGAAATTACTTAGACTGGATTTTTGCTTTGCCATGGGGCAAACAGACAATAGATAACCTTGATATTAAGCACGCACAAGATGTCCTTGACAGAGAACATTATGGTCTTAAAGATATTAAAGATCGAATTTTGGATTTCATATCTATTAGAAACCTCAAAAAAGATGGGTACGCTCCTATTTTATGTTTTGTTGGCCCGCCAGGAACTGGAAAAACGTCACTCGGTAAATCAATTGCTCATGCACTTAACAAAGAATATGTACGCATTTCATTAGGTGGTGTAAAAGATGAAGCCGAAATTCGTGGACACCGCAGAACATATGTTGGCGCGATGCCTGGTCGTTTTATCCAGGCAATACGAAAAGCAAACTCATGTAATCCAATTATCGTTATTGATGAACTTGATAAAATTGGCGTAGATTTTAGAGGTGATCCATCAGCTGCGATGTTAGAAGTCCTTGATCCACAACAAAACAGAACATTTTATGATAATTATCTGGGAATTCCATTTGACTTATCACAAGTTATGTTTGTTGCTACCGCAAATAACTTAAGTACTATTTCTGAACCACTACGCGACAGAATGGAAGTAATCGAACTTTCTGGCTATACAATAGAAGAGAAAATAAATATTGCACAAAAACATTTGACTGAAAAAGCAATGCTTGATACAGGCCTTAATATACAAAAAGCAAAAATAGCACGCGATGTAATTGTTGACTTGATAACTAATTATACAAAAGAAGCGGGTGTCAGACAGCTTGAGAGAATGATTAGAACTCTATGCTCTAAAGCAGCCCGTGCAATCGTACAAGAAAATAAGATACTAAAATTTTGCTGCAATAATTTAGAGCAATATCTTGGACCACGCAAATATCTTGATGAACAAGCACTACTGCATGACTCTATTGGCATTACAAATGGACTTGCATGGACAGCATATGGCGGACAAATGATCAAAATTGAAGCAGTTTTAATGCCTGGCAAAGGAAATTTGATTTTGACTGGACAACTTGGTGATGTTATGAAAGAGTCTGCTCAAGCAGCTATGAGTTATGCAAAGGCACATGCCAAACGCTTTAAAATTCCATATGAAGTATTTACACGACATGATTTGCATATTCATGTTCCTGCTGGCGCTGTTCCAAAGGATGGCCCATCTGCTGGAATCACAATGCTTACTTCAATCTTATCGGCATTAACTCAACGGCCGATCAACGCAAAATATGCAATGACTGGAGAACTTAATTTGCGAGGTGAGGTTATGCCAATTGGTGGTGTACGAGAAAAAATATTAGCAGCAAAACGTAATAACGTTCCACACGTATTTTTACCAGTCAAAAATAAAAATGATTTGATTGGACACGAAGAAGTTGCTGATGGCATTGAAGTCATTTGGGTAGAGCATGCAGATGAAGTAATTGATCGTATTTTAATGCCAGTTACTCGCGCCAAAGCGTAA